Proteins encoded within one genomic window of Tidjanibacter massiliensis:
- the rplA gene encoding 50S ribosomal protein L1: MSKLTKNQKAMLAKVEPNKVYKLSEAAELLKEITFTKFDASVDMDVRLGVDPRKANQMVRGVVTLPHGTGKTVRVLVLCTPDKENEAKEAGADYVGLDEYIEKIKGGWTDVDVIITTPNVMAKVGALGRILGPRGLMPNPKTGTVTMEVGKAVKEVKAGKIDFKVDKYGIIHSSIGKASFTAEQIADNAKEFLGTIIKLKPSAAKGSYILSIYLSSTMSCGLQIDPKSIDTK; this comes from the coding sequence ATGAGTAAGCTGACCAAGAATCAGAAAGCAATGCTTGCGAAGGTGGAGCCGAACAAGGTTTACAAACTGAGTGAGGCCGCCGAACTTCTGAAGGAGATTACCTTTACGAAATTCGACGCGTCCGTGGACATGGACGTACGCCTGGGCGTAGACCCCCGCAAGGCAAACCAGATGGTCAGGGGTGTCGTTACCCTGCCGCATGGTACAGGTAAAACAGTAAGGGTGCTCGTGCTTTGTACTCCCGACAAGGAGAACGAAGCGAAAGAGGCCGGCGCCGATTACGTGGGACTCGACGAATACATCGAGAAAATCAAAGGAGGTTGGACCGATGTGGACGTCATCATCACTACTCCCAACGTAATGGCGAAAGTAGGTGCGCTGGGCCGTATTCTCGGTCCGCGCGGACTCATGCCGAACCCCAAGACCGGTACGGTCACCATGGAGGTGGGCAAAGCGGTCAAAGAGGTCAAGGCCGGTAAAATCGACTTCAAGGTCGACAAGTACGGCATCATCCACTCTTCGATAGGCAAGGCTTCGTTCACTGCCGAACAGATAGCCGACAACGCGAAGGAGTTCCTCGGAACAATCATCAAGTTGAAACCGTCCGCCGCTAAGGGTTCCTACATCCTCAGCATCTATCTCTCCTCGACAATGAGCTGCGGCTTACAGATAGATCCCAAATCTATTGACACGAAATAA
- the rplK gene encoding 50S ribosomal protein L11: MAKEVAAFIKLQIKGGAANPSPPVGPALGSKGVNIMDFCKQFNARTQDKAGKVLPVIITVYSDKSFDFVVKQPPVAVQIKEAAKISTASAEPNRNKVGQITWEQVEAIAKDKMSDMNCFTVESAMRMVAGTARSMGVSVVGEFPKK; this comes from the coding sequence TAAATTGCAGATAAAAGGTGGTGCCGCAAATCCTTCACCCCCCGTGGGTCCCGCGCTCGGTTCGAAGGGAGTCAATATCATGGACTTCTGCAAGCAGTTCAATGCGCGTACCCAGGACAAGGCGGGGAAGGTCCTGCCGGTTATCATCACCGTGTACAGCGACAAGTCGTTCGACTTCGTCGTTAAACAGCCGCCCGTAGCCGTCCAGATTAAGGAAGCAGCCAAGATTAGCACTGCGTCAGCCGAGCCGAACCGAAACAAGGTCGGTCAGATTACGTGGGAGCAGGTCGAGGCTATCGCCAAGGATAAGATGAGCGATATGAACTGCTTCACGGTCGAGTCTGCAATGCGCATGGTTGCCGGAACGGCCCGCAGCATGGGTGTCAGCGTTGTCGGCGAATTTCCTAAAAAGTAA
- the rplL gene encoding 50S ribosomal protein L7/L12 — protein sequence MADIKKLAEELVNLTVKEVTELAAILKDEYGIEPAAAAVAVAAAPAAGAAEGGAAEKSTYDVVLTSAGQAKVGVIKVVKEITGLGLKEAKDLVDGAPKAIKEGVSKEEAESIKSQLEEAGAEVELK from the coding sequence ATGGCAGACATCAAGAAATTAGCTGAAGAGTTGGTAAACCTGACAGTTAAGGAAGTAACCGAATTGGCCGCTATCCTCAAGGACGAGTACGGCATCGAACCTGCAGCCGCAGCAGTTGCAGTTGCAGCAGCTCCCGCAGCAGGTGCAGCCGAAGGAGGTGCAGCCGAGAAATCCACTTACGACGTTGTCCTCACCAGCGCAGGTCAGGCCAAAGTAGGTGTTATCAAGGTCGTTAAGGAAATCACCGGTCTCGGTCTCAAGGAAGCCAAGGACCTCGTTGACGGCGCTCCCAAAGCTATCAAGGAAGGTGTTTCCAAAGAGGAAGCTGAGTCTATCAAATCTCAACTCGAAGAAGCAGGAGCTGAAGTTGAACTTAAATAG
- the rplJ gene encoding 50S ribosomal protein L10: MNREEKRQVIESLAAKLNEYPHFYITDIAELNAEQTAALRRQCFEKEVNLMVVKNTLFEKALEATDKADEQLIGVLSGATSIMFSSVNKAPAQVIKEFRKKNPQGKPVLKAAYVEDCIYVGDQNLDMLVAIKSREELIGDIIGLLQSPAKNVISALAGAAGQKVAGIVKALEERNN, encoded by the coding sequence ATGAACAGGGAAGAAAAAAGACAGGTAATAGAGTCTCTGGCCGCCAAGCTCAACGAATACCCTCATTTCTACATAACGGACATAGCCGAACTCAACGCCGAGCAGACTGCGGCACTCCGCCGTCAGTGCTTCGAAAAGGAGGTAAATCTCATGGTCGTGAAGAATACCCTTTTCGAGAAAGCATTGGAGGCAACCGACAAGGCCGACGAGCAGCTCATCGGAGTGCTCAGCGGCGCGACTTCGATTATGTTCTCCTCCGTAAACAAAGCTCCGGCACAGGTCATCAAGGAGTTCCGTAAGAAGAACCCGCAGGGGAAACCGGTGCTCAAGGCTGCATACGTAGAGGATTGTATTTATGTCGGCGACCAGAACCTCGACATGCTCGTAGCCATCAAGAGCCGCGAAGAGCTTATCGGGGATATCATCGGTCTGCTCCAGTCTCCGGCCAAGAACGTTATTTCCGCCCTTGCCGGCGCTGCGGGACAGAAGGTCGCAGGTATCGTAAAAGCTCTCGAAGAGAGGAACAATTAG